One part of the Thermoanaerobacterium sp. CMT5567-10 genome encodes these proteins:
- the ylxM gene encoding YlxM family DNA-binding protein gives MNTDFVEMNVLFDFYGSLLTGKQMDIFKMYYMDDYSLGEISQELNISRQGVYDSLKRAESVLKYYEEKLGLVKKYNSSIAKINNIKRIIDDAKINISDKNALRVLDEIQKELDEIEL, from the coding sequence ATGAATACGGATTTTGTTGAAATGAATGTTTTGTTTGACTTTTACGGTTCGCTACTTACAGGTAAACAGATGGATATATTTAAAATGTATTATATGGATGACTATTCATTAGGGGAGATATCGCAGGAGCTTAATATTTCAAGGCAAGGTGTTTACGATTCTCTCAAAAGGGCTGAAAGTGTATTAAAATACTACGAAGAAAAGCTGGGTCTTGTCAAGAAATATAATTCCAGTATTGCGAAAATTAATAATATAAAACGCATTATAGATGATGCAAAAATAAATATTTCTGATAAGAATGCTCTAAGGGTTCTGGATGAGATACAAAAAGAACTTGATGAGATTGAATTATAA
- the ffh gene encoding signal recognition particle protein, with protein MAFESLTGKLQDIFKKLRGKGKLSEKDVKEAMKEVKIALLEADVNFKVVKEFINTVTEKSLGQEVMESLTPAQHVIKIVNDELTALMGSKESKINFSDKPPTIIMMVGLQGSGKTTTSGKLANYLKSKGKNPILVACDVYRPAAIKQLQVVGSSINVPVFSMGDKTTPVDIAKGAVDFAKNNNYNVVIIDTAGRLHIDEELMDELKNIKDAVNPNEILLVVDAMTGQDVVNVAESFNEKLDIDGVILTKLDGDTRGGAALSVKAVTHKPIKFIASGEKLTDIEVFHPDRMASRILGMGDVLSLIEKAQSQIDEKKALELQKKILDQQFSFDDFLEQLQGLKNMGPIDQLFSMIPGVNMSKLKGVNVSDKDIKRIEAIIQSMTKEERQNPSIINGSRKKRIAAGSGTSIQQVNSLIKQFEQTKKMMKQFTDLGKSTKIGKRRMPFFR; from the coding sequence ATGGCTTTTGAGAGTCTTACTGGAAAGCTTCAGGATATATTTAAAAAGCTTAGAGGTAAGGGGAAGTTAAGTGAAAAAGATGTAAAAGAAGCGATGAAAGAAGTCAAAATAGCACTTCTAGAAGCTGATGTCAATTTTAAAGTTGTTAAAGAATTTATAAATACTGTTACTGAAAAGTCTTTAGGACAAGAGGTAATGGAAAGCCTTACACCTGCGCAGCATGTCATAAAGATTGTCAATGATGAATTGACAGCTTTGATGGGCTCTAAAGAAAGCAAGATTAATTTCAGCGATAAGCCTCCGACAATTATTATGATGGTTGGGTTGCAAGGTTCCGGTAAGACGACGACAAGTGGCAAACTTGCTAATTATTTAAAATCGAAAGGTAAAAATCCCATTCTTGTTGCATGTGATGTATATAGACCGGCAGCCATTAAACAGCTTCAAGTTGTCGGATCATCTATCAATGTACCGGTGTTTTCTATGGGTGACAAAACGACACCTGTTGATATTGCAAAAGGTGCTGTTGATTTTGCTAAAAACAACAATTATAATGTTGTAATAATTGATACGGCTGGAAGGCTTCATATCGATGAAGAGCTTATGGATGAGCTTAAAAATATAAAAGATGCTGTAAATCCAAATGAGATACTTCTGGTTGTGGATGCGATGACTGGCCAAGATGTCGTCAATGTGGCAGAGTCATTCAACGAAAAGCTTGATATAGATGGCGTTATATTGACAAAACTGGACGGCGATACGAGAGGTGGTGCAGCATTATCAGTAAAGGCTGTTACACATAAGCCTATTAAATTTATAGCATCAGGAGAGAAGTTAACTGATATAGAAGTATTTCATCCCGACAGAATGGCATCAAGGATTTTGGGCATGGGCGATGTCCTAAGTTTAATTGAAAAAGCTCAGTCCCAAATAGATGAAAAAAAAGCATTAGAGCTTCAAAAAAAGATTTTAGATCAGCAGTTTTCTTTCGATGATTTCCTTGAGCAGTTACAAGGGCTGAAAAATATGGGCCCGATAGATCAACTGTTTTCTATGATACCTGGTGTAAATATGTCAAAATTAAAGGGTGTAAATGTAAGTGATAAAGATATAAAAAGAATTGAAGCAATAATTCAATCAATGACTAAGGAAGAAAGGCAAAATCCTTCTATCATCAATGGCAGCAGAAAAAAAAGAATAGCTGCTGGTAGTGGCACATCAATTCAACAAGTAAATAGTCTGATAAAGCAGTTTGAACAGACTAAAAAAATGATGAAGCAGTTTACTGACTTAGGTAAAAGCACGAAAATTGGCAAAAGAAGAATGCCATTTTTTAGATAA
- the rpsP gene encoding 30S ribosomal protein S16, with product MAVRIRLKRMGAKKSPFYRFVVADSRSPRDGRFIEEIGYYNPVSNPKEIKIDSEKAIKWLKVGAQPSDTVRALFKKEGIFDKINNN from the coding sequence GTGGCAGTTAGGATTAGGTTAAAAAGAATGGGAGCTAAAAAATCTCCATTTTATAGGTTTGTTGTGGCTGATTCAAGGTCTCCACGTGATGGTAGATTTATAGAGGAAATTGGCTATTATAATCCAGTATCAAATCCAAAAGAAATAAAAATTGATTCGGAAAAAGCTATAAAATGGTTAAAAGTTGGAGCACAGCCATCTGACACGGTTAGGGCTCTATTCAAAAAAGAAGGTATATTTGATAAAATCAATAATAATTAA
- a CDS encoding KH domain-containing protein: MGELVKFIAKSLVDNPDAVQINEIEGEQSIIIELKVAPEDMGKVIGKQGRIAKAIRTVVKAAATKEKKRVVVEII; encoded by the coding sequence ATGGGCGAATTGGTAAAGTTCATTGCAAAATCTCTTGTTGACAATCCTGATGCAGTGCAGATTAATGAAATCGAAGGAGAGCAGTCGATTATCATAGAGCTAAAAGTTGCACCAGAAGACATGGGAAAAGTTATTGGAAAACAAGGGAGAATTGCAAAAGCCATTAGAACAGTTGTTAAAGCGGCTGCGACAAAGGAAAAGAAGCGGGTTGTTGTAGAAATAATTTAG
- the rimM gene encoding ribosome maturation factor RimM (Essential for efficient processing of 16S rRNA), with translation MDDYLSVGKITSAYGVNGEVKVFPLTDHLDRFYDLDYVYIFEETGKASLNIESVRFIKNLVIVKFKEINDRNEAEKLRGKLIKITRDNAVKLDDDEYFIKDLLNMKVYTDDQKELGILKDVLKTGANDVYVVKTDDRDILIPAIKGVIKKVDIKERKMTVHLLEGL, from the coding sequence ATGGATGATTATTTATCCGTAGGTAAGATAACATCTGCATACGGTGTAAATGGAGAAGTAAAAGTTTTTCCTCTTACAGATCATTTAGATAGATTTTATGATTTGGACTATGTATATATATTTGAGGAAACAGGTAAAGCTTCTTTAAACATCGAATCAGTCAGGTTTATAAAAAATCTTGTGATTGTGAAATTTAAAGAAATAAATGATAGAAATGAAGCAGAAAAATTAAGAGGCAAGTTGATAAAGATAACAAGAGACAATGCTGTAAAGCTGGATGATGATGAATATTTTATCAAAGACTTGCTAAACATGAAAGTATATACAGACGATCAAAAAGAGCTAGGCATATTAAAGGATGTATTAAAAACCGGTGCAAATGATGTATATGTTGTGAAAACAGATGATAGAGATATTTTGATACCTGCCATAAAAGGTGTAATAAAAAAGGTTGATATTAAAGAACGTAAAATGACAGTCCACCTTTTGGAGGGACTATAA
- the trmD gene encoding tRNA (guanosine(37)-N1)-methyltransferase TrmD: protein MIFNVLTIFPDMFEGILRNSILKRAIERDLIKVNLVNIRDYSKDRHKKTDDYPYGGGYGMVMMVQPIYDAINAVKSSKNIPVYYMGPKGKKFDQKKAVEISRYDEIILLCGHYEGIDERAYSVIDEEISMGDFIMTGGEIAAMAVIDSVSRLIHGVLPQDESFMDESFYNGLLEYPQYTRPENFNGMEVPKVLLSGNHAEIAKWRRQKSLELTLNLRPDLLDKKYLTKQDIDYLMQIGYSDI from the coding sequence ATGATATTCAATGTTTTGACGATTTTCCCTGATATGTTTGAAGGAATACTTAGGAATAGCATTTTAAAAAGGGCTATTGAAAGAGATTTGATTAAAGTAAATTTGGTTAATATCAGGGACTATTCAAAAGATAGACATAAAAAAACGGATGATTATCCATATGGTGGCGGGTATGGCATGGTTATGATGGTTCAACCAATATACGATGCAATTAATGCTGTCAAATCATCAAAAAATATACCGGTTTATTATATGGGACCTAAGGGGAAAAAATTTGATCAGAAAAAAGCTGTAGAAATTTCAAGATATGATGAAATAATACTATTGTGTGGACATTACGAAGGAATTGACGAGAGGGCGTACTCAGTGATTGATGAAGAGATATCAATGGGAGATTTCATCATGACTGGTGGCGAAATAGCTGCAATGGCAGTTATTGATTCTGTATCAAGGTTGATACACGGTGTTTTGCCACAAGATGAAAGTTTTATGGATGAGTCTTTCTATAACGGTTTACTAGAATATCCTCAATATACGCGACCAGAAAATTTTAACGGTATGGAAGTGCCTAAAGTGTTACTGTCTGGTAATCATGCGGAGATAGCTAAATGGAGAAGACAGAAGTCTTTAGAACTTACGTTAAATTTACGCCCTGATCTCTTGGATAAGAAATATTTAACCAAACAAGATATAGATTATCTTATGCAAATAGGGTATTCAGATATTTGA
- the rplS gene encoding 50S ribosomal protein L19, translated as MNLIDIVEKEQLREVPQFNVGDTVRVHYKVIEGDKERIQVFEGVVIKRSGGSLRENFTVRRISYGVGVERTFPLHSPRIEKIEVVRKGKVRRAKLYYVRDRVGKAAKIKEKK; from the coding sequence ATGAATTTGATTGATATTGTTGAAAAAGAACAATTGAGAGAAGTACCTCAGTTTAATGTAGGAGATACTGTAAGAGTACATTATAAAGTTATTGAAGGTGACAAGGAAAGGATACAGGTCTTTGAAGGAGTTGTGATTAAAAGAAGCGGTGGCTCACTGAGAGAGAATTTTACTGTAAGACGTATTTCTTATGGTGTTGGTGTAGAAAGAACATTTCCACTTCACTCACCTAGAATTGAAAAGATAGAAGTAGTAAGAAAAGGTAAAGTAAGAAGAGCTAAACTTTATTATGTAAGAGACAGAGTTGGTAAGGCTGCTAAAATTAAAGAGAAAAAGTAG
- the ylqF gene encoding ribosome biogenesis GTPase YlqF, which translates to MYQWYPGHMAKTKRLIEENLKIADIVYELVDARIPKSSRNPLIDELVKNKKRIILLNKSDLSDSAVNKMWNEYFKKLGIASLNINSLNSSSIKEIYELTLKECSNIIDRKRQKGIKAKLRAMIVGIPNVGKSTLINSLSKTKSAKTGNKPGVTKTKQWIRTPYFDLLDTPGILWPKFEDEHVGIMLALTAAIKDELLNHEELAFSLLKILKQEYPELLMQRYKIQNIDIDLYDLLREIGKMRGCLSSGGHIDTERTSKIIVEDFRTGKLGKISLERPD; encoded by the coding sequence ATGTATCAATGGTATCCAGGCCATATGGCAAAAACGAAGCGTTTAATTGAAGAAAATTTAAAAATTGCTGATATTGTGTATGAATTAGTTGATGCAAGAATTCCTAAAAGTAGCAGAAACCCACTTATAGATGAATTGGTTAAAAATAAAAAACGAATTATTCTGCTTAATAAATCCGACTTATCTGATTCTGCTGTTAATAAAATGTGGAATGAATATTTTAAAAAGCTAGGTATTGCAAGCCTTAATATAAATTCATTGAATAGCAGCAGTATTAAAGAAATATATGAATTGACTTTAAAAGAATGTAGCAATATAATAGATAGAAAAAGACAAAAAGGGATAAAGGCCAAATTAAGGGCAATGATAGTGGGTATACCTAATGTGGGCAAATCAACACTTATAAATTCACTATCAAAAACAAAAAGTGCAAAGACAGGAAATAAACCAGGAGTAACAAAAACAAAACAGTGGATACGGACTCCTTATTTTGATTTGTTGGACACGCCTGGAATACTGTGGCCAAAATTTGAAGATGAGCATGTTGGAATCATGCTGGCATTGACAGCTGCAATTAAAGATGAACTGTTGAACCATGAAGAATTGGCATTTAGTTTACTAAAAATTTTAAAACAAGAGTATCCAGAGCTCTTGATGCAAAGATATAAGATTCAAAATATTGACATTGATTTGTATGACTTATTAAGAGAAATAGGCAAAATGAGAGGCTGTTTGTCATCTGGTGGGCATATTGATACCGAGCGTACATCAAAAATTATTGTAGAAGATTTTCGCACAGGCAAACTTGGTAAGATATCTCTGGAAAGGCCTGATTAG
- a CDS encoding YifB family Mg chelatase-like AAA ATPase codes for MLSITKSMAIMGIDGYIVDVEVDISNGLPSFDIVGLGDTEIKESRDRVRAAIKNSGYEFPVEKITVNLAPANTKKEGTSFDLPIAIGILICTGQVKPVGSDTVLLGELSLDGSLRPIKGALPMAMDARLYGVKRIILPCNNAKEAAVTKEIQVIPVKSLNDVVEYINGTKSIDQVRIDVEEYFKREKYDIDFSDVKGQENVKRAFEIAAAGGHNIMLVGPPGSGKTMLARRFPTILPEMTLEEALEVTKIHSIAGTLPENASLITNRVFRAPHHTISTVSLIGGGRIPKPGEVSLAHYGVLFLDEFPEFRRDAIEALRQPLEDEFVTISRVNATFTYPAKVILIIALNPCPCGYLGDSTHECRCTPNEIRRYQNKISGPLLDRIDLHVEVNRVDKQKYFEDDKSIETSEVIRDRVKKAREIQLQRYRGSGIFFNSQLKNNMIKKYIKLDEKTTEMIKDYFDKLGLSARAYNKIIKVARTIADLDGSTDVKYEHVAEAFQYRNLSNKYISN; via the coding sequence ATGCTATCTATAACAAAAAGCATGGCAATCATGGGCATCGATGGATATATAGTAGATGTGGAAGTTGATATATCCAATGGACTTCCGTCATTTGATATTGTTGGACTGGGAGATACAGAAATAAAAGAGTCAAGAGATAGGGTAAGAGCTGCCATAAAAAATAGCGGTTATGAATTTCCAGTAGAAAAAATCACTGTTAATTTAGCGCCTGCAAACACAAAAAAAGAAGGTACATCATTTGATTTGCCCATTGCTATAGGTATACTTATCTGTACAGGGCAAGTGAAACCTGTTGGTAGTGATACGGTTTTGCTGGGAGAGCTATCACTTGATGGCTCTTTAAGACCTATAAAAGGTGCTTTACCTATGGCAATGGATGCAAGGTTATATGGAGTAAAAAGGATAATCTTACCTTGTAACAATGCAAAAGAAGCTGCTGTAACAAAAGAAATTCAGGTGATACCCGTAAAATCATTAAATGATGTAGTTGAATACATTAATGGTACAAAATCAATTGATCAAGTTAGAATAGATGTTGAAGAATACTTTAAAAGAGAAAAGTATGATATAGATTTTTCTGACGTAAAGGGGCAGGAAAATGTAAAAAGAGCTTTCGAAATAGCTGCTGCTGGTGGGCATAATATTATGTTGGTAGGACCTCCAGGCTCAGGAAAGACTATGCTGGCAAGAAGATTTCCAACAATACTACCTGAAATGACTTTAGAAGAGGCTTTAGAGGTGACAAAGATACATAGTATAGCAGGGACACTGCCTGAAAATGCATCATTAATAACAAATAGGGTTTTTCGTGCACCTCACCATACGATTTCAACTGTTTCGTTAATTGGTGGTGGTAGGATTCCAAAACCTGGTGAAGTTTCATTGGCACATTATGGCGTTTTATTTCTTGATGAATTTCCTGAGTTTAGAAGGGATGCTATAGAAGCACTTAGACAGCCGCTAGAAGATGAGTTTGTAACAATATCAAGAGTAAATGCAACTTTTACATACCCTGCTAAGGTAATTCTAATTATCGCATTAAATCCATGTCCCTGTGGCTATCTAGGTGATTCAACGCACGAGTGTAGGTGCACGCCAAATGAAATAAGGCGCTATCAAAATAAGATTTCAGGTCCACTTCTTGATAGGATTGATTTGCATGTGGAAGTGAACCGCGTCGACAAACAGAAGTATTTTGAAGATGATAAAAGCATTGAAACATCAGAAGTAATAAGAGATAGAGTAAAAAAAGCAAGGGAGATACAATTGCAAAGATATCGTGGAAGTGGTATATTTTTCAATTCTCAGTTAAAGAATAATATGATAAAAAAGTATATAAAACTTGATGAAAAAACGACGGAAATGATTAAAGATTACTTTGACAAGCTCGGTCTAAGTGCCAGAGCATATAATAAAATAATAAAAGTTGCCAGAACAATTGCGGATCTGGATGGAAGTACTGATGTTAAATATGAACATGTGGCAGAAGCATTTCAATACAGGAATTTAAGCAATAAATATATAAGCAATTAA
- the trpS gene encoding tryptophan--tRNA ligase: MKRVFSGVQPTGDIHIGNYLGAMRQFVRLQNDYSCLFCIVDLHALTVPQDPETLRKKSIELAGLYLAIGLDPKKVIIFVQSHVPEHPELAWLLQCMTYFGELGRMTQFKDKSKGKEAVSVGLFTYPDLMAADILLYDTNFVPVGNDQKQHLELTRDIAIRFNNRFGETFVVPEPMILKTGSRIMSLTEPDKKMSKSSENQYSKINLLDEPSQIKKKIMRAVTDSENVIRYDPENKPGLSNLLTLYSSFTDISVEDAEARFKGQGYGTLKKELADVIVERLSKIQNNYKNLDLNYINEVLKEGAEKASGIAKVTIEKVKDKMGLLPIK, translated from the coding sequence ATGAAGAGAGTTTTTTCAGGTGTACAACCAACAGGTGATATCCATATAGGCAATTACCTCGGTGCAATGAGGCAATTTGTAAGGCTTCAAAATGATTATAGCTGTTTATTTTGCATTGTTGATCTACATGCATTAACCGTTCCGCAGGATCCAGAAACTTTAAGAAAAAAATCTATAGAATTGGCGGGTCTTTATCTTGCTATAGGTCTTGATCCTAAAAAAGTAATCATATTTGTACAATCACATGTTCCAGAACATCCAGAGCTTGCATGGCTGCTTCAATGCATGACGTATTTCGGCGAATTAGGCAGAATGACGCAATTTAAAGATAAAAGTAAAGGAAAAGAAGCCGTCTCAGTTGGCTTATTCACATATCCAGATTTGATGGCTGCTGATATATTGTTATATGATACAAATTTTGTGCCTGTCGGCAATGACCAAAAACAGCATTTGGAGCTAACTAGAGATATAGCTATAAGGTTTAATAACAGATTTGGTGAAACTTTTGTGGTGCCAGAGCCGATGATTTTGAAGACAGGTTCGAGAATAATGAGCTTGACTGAACCTGATAAGAAGATGAGCAAAAGCAGTGAAAATCAATACAGCAAAATAAACCTATTAGATGAACCTTCTCAAATCAAGAAAAAGATCATGAGGGCAGTAACTGATTCAGAAAATGTAATAAGATATGACCCGGAAAATAAGCCTGGCTTAAGCAACTTATTAACGTTGTACAGCTCATTTACAGATATAAGCGTTGAAGATGCGGAAGCGAGATTTAAAGGACAAGGATACGGCACATTAAAAAAAGAACTGGCAGACGTAATAGTAGAGAGGCTTTCTAAAATTCAGAATAATTACAAGAATTTAGATTTAAATTATATTAACGAAGTTTTAAAAGAAGGAGCTGAAAAGGCCAGCGGTATAGCAAAGGTTACTATAGAAAAAGTCAAGGATAAAATGGGACTATTGCCTATAAAGTAA
- a CDS encoding YraN family protein: MNNKILGNLGESIAEKYLLKSGYAVVSKNFRCPIGEIDIIALNKNSLIFVEVKTRTSTKFGYPKEAVNYYKKNKIIKVAETFLSYNKKYSNYLSRFDVIEILIDPKTFKLNNLNHIKNAFTL, translated from the coding sequence ATGAATAACAAAATATTAGGTAATCTAGGAGAGAGCATTGCAGAAAAATATCTGTTGAAATCTGGATATGCCGTTGTTAGTAAAAATTTTAGATGTCCTATTGGAGAGATTGATATAATAGCTCTTAATAAAAATAGCCTAATCTTTGTAGAAGTTAAGACTAGAACTTCTACAAAATTTGGCTATCCGAAAGAAGCAGTAAATTACTACAAAAAAAATAAAATAATAAAAGTAGCAGAAACTTTTTTATCGTATAATAAAAAATACTCAAATTATTTATCTAGATTTGATGTCATTGAAATATTAATCGATCCAAAAACATTCAAACTAAATAATTTAAATCATATCAAGAATGCTTTTACTTTATAG